In the genome of Vicia villosa cultivar HV-30 ecotype Madison, WI linkage group LG7, Vvil1.0, whole genome shotgun sequence, one region contains:
- the LOC131617418 gene encoding uncharacterized protein At5g39865-like has product MWRPWGKSTARIHSSSSSSLPSSPFSCSSFKDIQTLCLDEPPHQSLPSSPTPKYPIFQRVLLANSLLRTWSTHLHQHHHHRLPRTRSHPEPESEPKPSPDQEPSPPQNENEAHAPPVLYPPPSLPPPIYFPGTEQRVVIYFTSLRVVRPIFEDCKSALAILRAFRVHLDERDVSMDSSFLTELNRVMGRTGRPVLSLPRVFIGGKYVGGGEEIRSMHEIGELKKLMEDLPVVEPTECHVCAGHRFVLCNVCNGSKKVFTDKAGFKICVVCNENGLLRCPSCFSFDLINNEKIE; this is encoded by the coding sequence ATGTGGCGACCGTGGGGAAAATCAACGGCTCGGATTCACAGCTCCTCTTCATCCTCCTTACCCTCTTCCCCATTCTCTTGTTCTTCCTTCAAAGACATTCAAACCCTTTGTCTCGACGAACCTCCTCACCAATCCTTACCCTCTTCACCAACCCCAAAATACCCCATTTTTCAACGAGTCCTACTCGCCAACTCGCTCCTCCGAACCTGGTCAACTCACCTCCACCAACACCACCACCACCGATTACCCAGAACCCGCTCTCACCCCGAACCAGAATCCGAACCAAAACCATCACCAGATCAAGAACCATCACCACCACAGAATGAAAATGAAGCACACGCGCCACCGGTACTCTATCCACCTCCATCACTCCCACCACCGATCTACTTCCCGGGAACAGAACAGCGCGTGGTCATCTACTTCACAAGCCTGCGCGTGGTGAGACCCATCTTCGAAGACTGCAAATCCGCACTCGCGATCCTACGCGCGTTCCGCGTCCACCTCGACGAACGCGACGTATCAATGGATTCCTCCTTTTTGACCGAACTGAACCGGGTAATGGGTCGAACCGGTCGACCCGTATTATCACTGCCACGTGTCTTCATCGGAGGAAAATATGTCGGTGGTGGCGAAGAGATTAGATCAATGCACGAGATTGGCGAGCTCAAGAAGCTTATGGAGGACTTGCCCGTAGTGGAACCAACGGAATGCCACGTGTGCGCGGGTCACAGGTTCGTTCTGTGCAACGTGTGTAACGGTAGCAAGAAGGTGTTTACGGATAAAGCTGGGTTTAAAATTTGTGTT